ATATCCTGGTGCAATATCGGTCGTCAGCGGTCCCAGCGTATAGAACGGCGCCTCCTTGCAAATCTCCATTTGCAGATCGACATTCTCCTTGATCTTGTGCATCGGCACATGTCCCGGACCTTCAATCATCACCTGCACATCATGCTTCCAGGCGATTTGTGTTAGTTCACCAAGCGTCGCCAGTTCCGCCATCTGGGCTTCATCATTGGCATCGTAGATGCTTCCTGGGCGCAGTCCGTCTCCGAGAGAGAAGGCCACGTCATACCTTTTCATAATCTCGCAGATGTCTTCAAAATGGGTATACAAAAAATTTTCCTCATGATGCGCAAGACACCATGCTGCCATGATGGACCCGCCCCGTGACACAATGCCCGTCATGCGTTTGGCGGTCATCGGAATATATCTCAGCAGCACGCCTGCATGGATCGTAAAGTAGTCCACACCCTGCTCTGCCTGCTCTATGAGCGTGTCACGATACAACTCCCAGGTCAGTGCTTCGGCTTCTCCATTGACCTTCTCCAGTGCCTGATAGAGCGGAACTGTTCCAATGGGTACAGGTGAATTGCGGATGATCCATTCACGGGTTGTATGAATGTCCTTGCCTGTGGAAAGATCCATCACCGTATCCGATCCCCAGCGTACGGCCCAAGTCATCTTTTCTACCTCTTCCTCGATGGAGGAGGATACCGCAGAGTTCCCGATGTTAGCATTGATCTTCACATGAAAATGACGCCCGATCAGCATCGGCTCACTCTCCGGGTGATTGATGTTCGACGGCAGGATGGCCCTGCCACTCGCCAGCTCCTGCCGCACAAATTCCGGCTCCACACCCTCACGGATGGCAGCGAACTCCATCTCCGGTGTGATCATTCCCTGCCGTGCATAATGCATCTGGGTCACGCAGCGCCCTGCCTGTGCCCGTAACGGTTTACCACGCAAGCCTGGATACTTCTCGGCTCCAGTTCGCTTCCCTCCGGGTTTCAATCCGTTATCCTCCGGTTTTACCGTTCGTCCCTGGTAGGCTTCAACATCTTCACGCTCCGTAATCCAGCGGGTGCGCAGCGCTGGCAGCCCTGCCCGGATATCGGCATGAAATCCGGGATCAGTCATCGGCCCGCTCGTATCGTAGACACGCAGCGGTTCGTTATGCTCCACTCCTTGGGGAGTATTCGTGTCATGAAGGGCAATTTCACGCTCCGGTACTGCAATGTCCGGTCGTGAGCCCTGAATGTACACTTTGCGGCTGCCCGGGAAGGGCTTAATTCGTCCGGCCGCACCTGCACTCTTTTCCAACACCTGATCCTGCTCGTCTTGTCCCAGCGTTCTGTTCTCTGTACTCATCGCTCTTGTCTCCTCCTCATTGGTGATTGCCTGGATTGAAATGCTTGCGCACGAGTCCAAACCATCCACAACATAGA
Above is a window of Paenibacillus sp. E222 DNA encoding:
- the thiC gene encoding phosphomethylpyrimidine synthase ThiC, with product MSTENRTLGQDEQDQVLEKSAGAAGRIKPFPGSRKVYIQGSRPDIAVPEREIALHDTNTPQGVEHNEPLRVYDTSGPMTDPGFHADIRAGLPALRTRWITEREDVEAYQGRTVKPEDNGLKPGGKRTGAEKYPGLRGKPLRAQAGRCVTQMHYARQGMITPEMEFAAIREGVEPEFVRQELASGRAILPSNINHPESEPMLIGRHFHVKINANIGNSAVSSSIEEEVEKMTWAVRWGSDTVMDLSTGKDIHTTREWIIRNSPVPIGTVPLYQALEKVNGEAEALTWELYRDTLIEQAEQGVDYFTIHAGVLLRYIPMTAKRMTGIVSRGGSIMAAWCLAHHEENFLYTHFEDICEIMKRYDVAFSLGDGLRPGSIYDANDEAQMAELATLGELTQIAWKHDVQVMIEGPGHVPMHKIKENVDLQMEICKEAPFYTLGPLTTDIAPGYDHITSAIGAAMIGWFGTSMLCYVTPKEHLGLPNKDDVREGVIAYKIAAHAADLAKGHPRAQRRDDALSKARFEFRWRDQFNLSLDPERALSYHDETLPAEGAKEAHFCSMCGPKFCSMRITQDIRAFAADKGLSENEAVAAGMQEKAEEYRTRS